Proteins encoded together in one Peribacillus asahii window:
- a CDS encoding tyrosine-type recombinase/integrase: MFQTMFESVKELPTYTNVRAQLIDIKPKTFVDFSVTPTINFADDLWVFNEFKRFPGEDWAYSYDFRQLDITYKNYAKYMILRELFNKHNRFTTLKKKFYTIRNFINYLSEHHMFYPNLIDTSFLKEFLADARSERNLSDQKQAIKMFLSEIELRVSGVNFSECYKYLNKIDGRKIKAERERGKHKFVPIHIHNKIISIAIKDLRNENLRITQRAAACMIVLLAETGMRIGEFRILEVNRLEETRVKGEPKAFHHLNFKTYKTVKEKDFKWTRSFITENALLAYKTLTEIYRERRKSQYLFVNDKGMAVSKTMLRIRLVQFFYRHQNEFQIDKIIDHEVNQFAVTRKRNFKTLDFVPNDEMDKDIYYVTFHQYRVVLATILYNKGYHLDWIRQHMNHLTEEMTQHYIRLQEMEKLEVNAVETLMKRSSKDGSTLITDTNKSSDKYIREELQSEQYQEIYDQINKFLKKNKLNIFKDINEIVSVLSRTNNPIADMELGICAKSFNKLCERNQYISSINDAYYLGVQIHSLDDLPHSVKRFQEKASIIAYNESLYKKNTKYRNEFERELKGIKKYIERKLNPELMLLKDEISIIGLETVQNKYPQLAEIIGNIKLIEEEAEKWKEKTLLPQPRTV; this comes from the coding sequence ATGTTTCAGACGATGTTTGAGTCCGTAAAGGAATTACCAACTTATACAAATGTGCGGGCGCAACTTATCGATATAAAACCCAAAACTTTTGTAGATTTTTCTGTAACTCCTACTATAAATTTCGCAGATGATTTATGGGTCTTTAACGAATTCAAAAGATTTCCAGGTGAGGATTGGGCATATAGTTACGATTTTAGGCAACTAGATATAACATATAAGAATTACGCTAAATATATGATTTTAAGAGAGTTATTTAATAAACATAATCGTTTTACAACTCTAAAGAAAAAATTCTACACCATAAGAAATTTTATTAATTATTTGTCCGAACATCATATGTTCTATCCAAATCTTATTGATACTTCTTTTCTAAAAGAATTTTTAGCTGACGCTCGATCGGAACGTAATCTATCAGATCAAAAACAGGCCATTAAGATGTTTTTGTCGGAGATAGAACTTAGAGTATCGGGTGTTAATTTTTCTGAGTGTTATAAGTATCTTAACAAGATTGATGGCAGAAAAATTAAGGCTGAGAGAGAACGAGGAAAACATAAATTTGTTCCGATACATATACACAATAAAATAATTTCTATCGCCATTAAAGATTTACGCAATGAGAATTTACGCATCACTCAACGCGCAGCTGCCTGTATGATTGTTTTATTAGCTGAAACGGGAATGCGTATTGGCGAATTTAGAATTTTGGAAGTAAATAGGTTGGAAGAAACAAGGGTTAAGGGTGAGCCTAAAGCCTTTCATCATCTCAACTTTAAGACTTACAAGACAGTGAAAGAAAAAGATTTCAAATGGACTAGAAGTTTTATTACAGAAAATGCCCTACTTGCTTATAAAACACTTACTGAGATATACAGAGAAAGAAGGAAGTCTCAATATTTGTTTGTTAATGATAAAGGAATGGCAGTATCAAAAACGATGTTACGTATTCGCCTCGTGCAATTCTTTTATCGACATCAAAATGAATTCCAGATTGATAAAATTATCGACCACGAAGTAAACCAATTTGCCGTGACGAGAAAGAGAAATTTTAAAACACTAGATTTTGTTCCAAATGATGAAATGGATAAAGATATATACTATGTTACTTTCCATCAATATCGAGTCGTACTAGCTACGATTTTATACAATAAGGGTTATCATTTAGATTGGATTCGTCAACATATGAACCATTTAACCGAAGAAATGACCCAACATTATATTCGACTTCAAGAGATGGAAAAATTAGAGGTAAATGCTGTCGAAACGTTGATGAAAAGGTCATCTAAGGACGGTTCGACACTTATCACAGATACAAATAAATCCTCTGATAAATATATAAGAGAAGAACTTCAATCTGAGCAATATCAAGAAATTTATGACCAAATAAATAAGTTTTTGAAAAAGAATAAACTTAATATTTTCAAGGATATAAACGAGATCGTATCTGTACTTTCAAGAACTAATAACCCGATTGCAGATATGGAATTAGGTATATGTGCGAAGTCCTTCAACAAACTATGCGAACGGAATCAATATATATCAAGTATTAATGATGCTTATTATCTCGGTGTTCAGATTCATTCGTTAGACGATTTACCACATTCGGTAAAAAGATTTCAGGAAAAAGCTAGCATCATTGCATACAATGAAAGCTTGTACAAAAAAAATACAAAGTATCGTAATGAATTTGAAAGAGAATTAAAAGGTATCAAAAAGTATATTGAGCGAAAATTGAACCCTGAGTTAATGTTACTTAAAGATGAGATAAGTATAATCGGACTTGAAACAGTTCAAAACAAATACCCCCAATTGGCAGAAATTATTGGGAACATTAAATTGATTGAAGAGGAAGCAGAAAAATGGAAAGAGAAAACATTATTGCCGCAACCCAGAACCGTTTAA